Part of the Corynebacterium canis genome is shown below.
CCGATGAGGAGACCCGCGAGCTCGGGTTACGGGCGGCGGTCAACGCGGTCAAAGGCGGCCGCCTCGTGGTGCTCCCCACGGACACGCTATACGGCCTGGGGTGCGATGCCTTTGATAACGACGCCGTGGCCAAGCTCCTGCTGACCAAACACCGCGGCCCCGATATGCCGGTACCCGTGCTGGTGGGCAGCTGGGACACCATCCAGGGCCTGGTGCGGGAATACACGCCCCACGCCAAGGCGCTGGTGGAGGCGTTTTGGCCGGGTGGGCTTTCCATCGTGGTGCCGCAGGCCCCCAGCCTGCCGTGGAACCTCGGTGATACGCGCGGGACGGTGATGCTGCGCATGCCGCTGCACCCCGTGGCCATCGAATTGCTGCGGGAAACCGGTCCCATGGCGGTGTCCAGCGCCAATATCTCTGGCCAACCGCCAGCGACCACCGTGACGGACGCCAAGGCGCAGCTCGGTGCCGGGGCCGCCGCCTATCTCGACGGCGGGGAGTGCCCGGTGGGGAAGGCTTCCACGATCGTGGACCTTTCCGGGCCGAACCCGAAGCTGCTGCGGGAGGGGGCCATCCCGGCGGAACGCATCGCCGAGGTGTTGGGCATCGACGTGGACGTGTTGCGCTGACATGGGTGTCGCGGGCGTGCCATTGCGGGAGCTGGGCCTTGTGCTGCTCGCCGCCGCCACGATCACCTATCTGGCCACCGGGCTGATCCGGCATTGGGTGATGCGCAGCGGGCAGATGGCGGAGATTCGGGATCGGGATGTGCACACCCAACCCAAGCCGCGGCTGGGCGGGGCGGCGATGTTTCTGGGCTTTACGTGCGCGGTGTGGTTGGCGCACCAATTGCCGGCGCTGACCCGCGGCTTTAAGCCCATCACCCCGGAAATGGATGCGGTGATGTGGGGCGCGGTGGTGATCGTGATCGTGGGCGTGATCGACGATCTGATTGAGATCGACGCCCTGACCAAGCTTATCGGGCAGGTGCTGGGGGCGGTGATCATGAGCATGGTGGGGCTGTCATGGACGCTGCTGTATGTGCCGTTCGGCGATGGGACCACTGTGGTGTTGGATCAGGTGCAGGGCTCCATAGTCACCTCCGTGTTTACGGTGATGCTGATCAATGCCATGAACTTTGTGGACGGCTTGGACGGGCTGGCGGCCGGATTGGGCATGATCGCGGGGCTGGCCATCCTGGTGTTTTCGCTGACGGTGCTGCACGATCAGGGCGGTACCGTGTCCGCCTATCCGCCGGCGATTATCGCGGCGGCGCTGGTGGGAATGTGCCTGGGCTTTTTGCCACATAATTTCGAACCCTCGCGGATTTTTATGGGGGATTCCGGGTCCATGCTTATTGGGCTATTGCTGGCGGCGGCTTCTACCTCGGCCTCCGGGAAGATCAATATGAGCCTGTATGGGACCGCGGATTTTATCGCCGTGATGTCGCCGTTTATCGTGGTGGCGGCCGCGATCTTCGTACCCGTGCTCGATTTGGTCATGGCCGTGGTGCGGCGGGTATCCAAGGGCCGTTCGCCGTTTAGCGCCGATAAGATGCACCTGCACCATCGTCTGCTGGAGCTGGGGCACACGCACCGCAGGGTCGTTTTGGTGCTGTACACCTGGGTGTCCGTGGTGGCCTTCGGGGCGGTGTCCTTTACGGTGTTTCCCTCCGGCTTCGCCTTTATTGGCGTTGGCATGGGTTTGCTGATCGCCGCGGCGCTGACGGTGCGGCCGGCGTTGGATGCGCGGCGTCGAAACGCGGCGGTGGCCCACCGAAAACACGCGGCGCACGCACGGTAGGATATGGAAGCTGTGACTGCAACACCTTCGGAATACGACGACCCCCGGCGACCGCTCATACGTGCGCTTAGGTACGGGGCTTACGCGCTGCTCGTGATCGCACTGTGCTCGCTGGCGCTCTGGGGTTGGGTGGCCGACCTGGCGGGCGTGTGGGGCGTGCTGCTGGGAGCCGCAATTGGGGGCGGTTTTATGCTG
Proteins encoded:
- a CDS encoding L-threonylcarbamoyladenylate synthase: MSRIYDCADEETRELGLRAAVNAVKGGRLVVLPTDTLYGLGCDAFDNDAVAKLLLTKHRGPDMPVPVLVGSWDTIQGLVREYTPHAKALVEAFWPGGLSIVVPQAPSLPWNLGDTRGTVMLRMPLHPVAIELLRETGPMAVSSANISGQPPATTVTDAKAQLGAGAAAYLDGGECPVGKASTIVDLSGPNPKLLREGAIPAERIAEVLGIDVDVLR
- a CDS encoding MraY family glycosyltransferase; protein product: MGVAGVPLRELGLVLLAAATITYLATGLIRHWVMRSGQMAEIRDRDVHTQPKPRLGGAAMFLGFTCAVWLAHQLPALTRGFKPITPEMDAVMWGAVVIVIVGVIDDLIEIDALTKLIGQVLGAVIMSMVGLSWTLLYVPFGDGTTVVLDQVQGSIVTSVFTVMLINAMNFVDGLDGLAAGLGMIAGLAILVFSLTVLHDQGGTVSAYPPAIIAAALVGMCLGFLPHNFEPSRIFMGDSGSMLIGLLLAAASTSASGKINMSLYGTADFIAVMSPFIVVAAAIFVPVLDLVMAVVRRVSKGRSPFSADKMHLHHRLLELGHTHRRVVLVLYTWVSVVAFGAVSFTVFPSGFAFIGVGMGLLIAAALTVRPALDARRRNAAVAHRKHAAHAR